Proteins found in one Pseudorasbora parva isolate DD20220531a chromosome 11, ASM2467924v1, whole genome shotgun sequence genomic segment:
- the med7 gene encoding mediator of RNA polymerase II transcription subunit 7, translated as MGEPQQVSALPPPPMQYIKEYTDENVRKGLAPKPPPPIRDSYMMFGNHFQCDDIIIRPLESQGIERLHPMQFDHKRELKKLNMSILVNFLDLLDILIKSPGSIKREEKMEDLKLLFVHMHHLINEYRPHQARETLRVMMEVQKRQRLETAERFQKHLERVVEMIQGCLASLPDDLPQPNSSSVGEAGGAGSAGAARLKTEPMDVDVTGVSCMVAQTDKNVPCKKDKVWDKDAAMCSIIDEMT; from the coding sequence ATGGGGGAGCCACAGCAGGTCAGTGCTCTTCCACCGCCTCCAATGCAGTACATCAAGGAGTACACGGATGAAAACGTGCGAAAGGGACTGGCCCCCAAACCCCCTCCTCCTATTCGAGACAGTTACATGATGTTTGGCAATCATTTCCAATGTGATGACATCATTATCCGACCATTAGAGAGCCAGGGCATCGAGCGCCTCCACCCTATGCAGTTTGACCATAAAAGAGAACTGAAGAAACTAAATATGTCCATCCTAGTCAACTTTCTGGACCTCCTGGATATCCTCATCAAAAGTCCAGGCAGCATTAAGCGAGAGGAGAAGATGGAGGACTTGAAACTCCTGTTTGTCCACATGCATCACCTCATCAACGAGTACCGTCCTCACCAGGCCAGGGAGACGCTTCGGGTCATGATGGAGGTTCAGAAGAGACAGAGGCTGGAGACGGCTGAGCGTTTCCAAAAGCATCTGGAGCGGGTGGTGGAGATGATCCAGGGGTGTCTTGCTTCGCTTCCAGACGATTTGCCGCAACCTAACAGTTCCAGTGTGGGAGAGGCTGGTGGCGCAGGGTCAGCTGGAGCCGCGAGACTGAAAACCGAGCCTATGGATGTCGATGTGACAGGTGTTAGTTGCATGGTTGCACAAACGGACAAGAATGTGCCTTGTAAGAAGGACAAAGTGTGGGACAAAGATGCTGCAATGTGCAGTATTATTGATGAGATGACTTGA